The following nucleotide sequence is from Salvelinus sp. IW2-2015 linkage group LG26, ASM291031v2, whole genome shotgun sequence.
ACATAAGGAAACACTGTTTGATTgacatccatttatatgcaaCAAATCTTATCTTATTTGCAGTTAGAGAAGCGTGACAACCAGGCTGATGGTTCAGGCAGATTCACCAAAGACAAGGTGAGAAGTCAAATCGGTGTATTAATATAATTTGCATAATCCGGTTGAATTTTGTGTACTGCTTTACACTAGGTTTTAAAGCCCATTGCTTTGTATGAGGGTAAATCACCCTGTCCACCTGGATAATGCCATTTAAAGTTTATTGCACAGACCCTAGGATCTATCCTGAACTTGGACTTGATCCAGGATAAGTCTGGAGAAGAAATTGCAGAGGTACGTGTTTAAGTGTTTAGAGTAATTCAAACCTTGCATATCTATGTAAAGAATGttatttttcatgttttcataagaggaataaaataaattTGTGAAACTTTCATTTTGTTTTCAGCTTTGGAGGCAGTATTATGCCACAAAAGACACCATAAGCGCTGTCATACCAGTAAGTTTGCAGTTTTGTCGGATAACACTTTTGACAGTAGTTTAACAAATGCATAATTACAATGACATAATTCTTGCTGTATTTTAGGCTCACGTTTTTGAAGTCATTTTCAACAGAGCTAAGTGCAACCCTGTGGTAAGCATCTCCATGCTTTGTGCCTAGTAGAACTCTACTGTAGTTTGTTCAAAGGTTGATGATAAAGCAGTGTGTTTACAATGACTGCACACAATTTGGCAAACAAATTGTTTGCCAATTTGTGTGGCATGGTGACAGAGCAGATGTGGTTGTTTGAGGAGAAACATGCAGGAAAGGACACTTGATGGCAGTATTGTACAAGTAAAGAAAGGGAAGCTTTAATATTCAGCGCTTCCATAACATGTTAACCACAACCTGAATAATGTATGGACAACAGTGAATTGAGATGATTGAATCCCagcatttcaatatttttttagaaatgttatacTCATGAGTCCACTATTGGAACTCATGTTGAATGGTTTTAATCTGTCTGAAAGTTGAATACAGAAACATTTAAAGGTATTACTCACCTGTATAACAATGTGTTACTGCCCTACATCCAGTTCCTGTATGCGTTACCCCAAAAGGAGGGCTATGAATTTTTCCTGGGGCAGTGGTCGGACCACGAGCTGCATTTCACGTCCCTGATCAATGTCCAGGTAACTCCTATACCTCctcttttaatgttttatttatttaacctttatttaactaggcaagtcagttaagaacaaattcttatttacaatgatggcctacaccggccaaaccctaacccggacgatgctgggccaattgtgcgccgccctatgggactcccgatcacggccggttgtgatacagcctggaattgaaccagggtgtctgtagtgacttctcaagcactgacatgcagtgccttagaccgctgcgccactcgggagcccctcttCATCCTAGTTCACCCAAACAGCACCATAGGTttcaacactgaacaaaaatataaaaacatgcaacaatttcatataaggaaatcagtcaattcaaataaataaattagaccctaatctatggatttcagccaatcagaattaattTTTCCCCACaacagggctttattacagacagaaatactccacagtttcatcagctgtccgggtggctggtctcagacaatccagcAGGTGGCGAAGccgggtgtggaggtcctgggctggcgtggttacacgtggtctgctgttgagGCCGgttgatgtactgccaaattctctaaaaccacCTTAGGTCgccttatgatagagaaatgaacattcaattctctggcaacagctctggtggacattcctgcaacaACATGCCAATTTCAcatccctcaacttgagacagctgtggcattgtgttgtgtgacaatactgcacatttaagagtggcctccccttccccccccccccccccccccccccccacccagacAAGGTTACTtgtctaatgatcatgctgtttaaccagcttcttgatatgccacacctgtcaagtggatggattatcttggcaaaggagaaatgctcactgacagggatgtaaacaaatttgtgcacaacatttgagagaaataagctttttgtgcgtatggaacatttctgtgatctttttattttaactttccGAGTTGCGTTTATGTTTTGGTTCAGTATTTGATGTATAGAAATACGATTATAGTCCTAGRTAACTTGTATTATCTGTGGTGTAGATTCTATACTATATTGACTCTGGTGTTTCCCTGACTCCCTCCACAGACCATGGGAGAGCACGCCCCCAGTCAGTTGATCCTCTACCACTATTCTGACCTGCAGAAAGACAAGGGTGTAGTGCTCATGACTGCCGAGATGGACCCTAAATTCATGGTAAGCTGTTTCTAATAAGCCATTGTACATGATGTAATACCACTTTAAAAATCCATAACAAGAATGATGTTGAGGTCAATGTTAGAAGGCAGCTGTTATACTCCACATTCAACAATAGCTTTACTCATACAGGCTAATCACTACTGTATACACACGACACATTTAATCAATTATATAAACAACTGTGGAATGGTAATTAGTCAAGTAGTTGTTCTGTAGATTACAACAATGTCATTCACCTCTGGTATTTTTTACACTGTAATTACCAGAACTTTTTCTAATGTATAGCTTGTTTTATTTGGTTTGGTCCAAGTGGAGGAAGGCTTTTAACCAAATACTCCTGTTTTGCAGACAGTACATCTGGCTCAGTGCTTGGCCAATCAGGTGCAGCTGTTCTACGGAACCCAGCGGCAGGAGATCTTTCGATTGGTGGAGACCTTCAACCACAAACCAGCTGACTTTAAACACatggcagtgatcgctgagttgGAACAGAGTGGCGTCAATCCTGCGCTCTCCTCTGGGAACTAGATCAAGAGTTGTCAGACTGTGAAATTATGCTCCAATTTACCAAGGGATTGGCACATGGTCATTCATTTGGAGCCAATCTTGCGTTTGCGAAAATGACGTCTTTTGCTTGGCACTAATGACCTGGTTGACCAGATGCATCAGTCAAAATTTATGCTAAATTCCCGGGCATAGATGATGTAATGAATCAATGTTATTTAATCTTATCAAAGCCTTAAATGTTCTTTTTCACCTCGCCCCTGTCCATCTTACTGTTGTACTTGACAGTAGTATTCCTGTCAGAACCCAGTCTGTAACCCATAAGGCACTCTATACTGTACATAGGCCTGTAGTCAAATGTAATGCTCTATGACCCCTTGTGGAAGGCAGTGCTCTAtacatggaatagggtgccatttcgtgTATGGTGTATCCCCTTCCAAATATTCTTGTTATTTTTATATAGAATAACAGCAGGAATTTGGCTTTCAAAACAATGAAGTGTACAATGAGATTTCGTACATAAGTATATTTGTACATATAAGTAAAAGAAAAAAgtaaagtcctctcactgtcaactgtgtttattttcagcaaacttaacatgtgtaaatatttgtatggacataagattcaacaactgagacaaactgaacaagttccatagacatgtgtcttaacagaaatggaataatgtgtccctgaacaaaggggggggtcaaaatcaaaagtaacagtcagtatctggtgtggccaccagctgcattaagtactgctgtagaaaaggcccatggagttggtggaataatcctttaattcatggcgctttaattaggtcaggtggacATGACCGACAGATCTCATCCCCATAAAAGGAGGAAATCGCCATTGCCcgatctcgctgctttctcttccttaactctGTCTAATCCagaagttctgtgcgtccatKAATCCACGTAAATCCACAGactctgttacctttcatctgaactatctgttgcgatcgggagagTGGGCCATCATTACACAAACATATTGTGTAATGTGAATGATCAATGATCACAGCCCTACGCATCATCATAGGCCAATTATGCAATcgatatggttaatatgtaatgacattaattacatgtacacatgaagacacttgaaagggtgaaatgagaaatgtcattgtttgctgAACTGATCGACTTTGATATCAAACTAATAGGGATAATAGATTGAATAACCATTCACTGTTTGGATTCTTTTATGATAAATAGTTACGAGCCCAAATGACTCACGGATGATTACTTTTGACTTCTTAATGAACTGGATTGTTGAATTCCCTaaattatgttaataatgaatgattatgatttgatctttgtgattatgaatttgattggatacatgttattttgtttcctttgttatgcagcacagactactcagtaaatataccactttatggttaaaggaattcctgcctcagtctcatccattcctctgtcacctgacacgtgaccacctgttcaccttcactgtcagtcatcctacctgtccagctacccacacagattccactaatctttcaatGGTCCTTCGAACCGGATGATGACTGAACCAAAAACAGGTGAAAAGgaaatggaagaggagagggaagaattGTCTCCActggaaggaagaagagaggaggagagagcagctgaGGGAAAGGTCTTGGAACAAAGGAAATATCCAGGAGCTAAGCCTAAAGCAACAAAGGCTTCATCCTCAAGCACCAGAAGAACCAGGCAAGCACCTGGTTATCTTAAGGATTATGTGGTCGAGTTTCCCACATCAAAGGGCAAGCCCACCAGAGCTCAAAGTGGTGATGGATCAATTGTACGTTTCAGCCATCAACCATCCCCCCTGAGCCAAGGACCGGGAACTGCTTTGGAGCAGGAAAGTGGTCTACAGGAAGAACCCATGGAGGTGACTCCCACCACACAGGTCGACCAGCTTCCTGAGGCAGGCTCCGCTCACTCCTTAACTAAAGGGAAATCGTCGAGGCACTCTAGACGGAGAGAGAGTTCGACCAGTAGATACCCTTTTGGAAGTGGCCATGGCAGCCGCCATTCACTAGCCCTCAGCGATTCACAGACCGCTGTCCTACAAGAGAGGATGAAACTATTAGTGTTGGAGGAAATTGAGCGTCAGATTGAGGAGGAACGACAGGCTGATGAACGATGTCACCTATTGGATGTGCAGGCCCGTAGAGCTCTACAGGAAAGGGAATTCATTGCCAAGCAAGAAGGGAATTGGAGTAGGCACGGATGGTCTCATCCTTCCTGGAGAGGAACGACCTGACCTGTCTGCCTTTCTTTCCCAATTAGCCCCTCTGGTACAGCATGGCACACAGTCCCCGGAGGCTcacagcgatggtgggtttgtgcacaTAGGTGACRttgttgccggtgatgtctggtgaggacctgccttacaacaggcttacaagccctcagtccagcctctctcagcctattgcgtacagtctgagcactgatggagggattgtgcgttcctggtataactcgggcagttgttgccatcctgtacctgtcccgcaggtgtgatgttcggctgtacagatcctgtgcaggtgttgttacacggggtctgccactgcgagaacgatcagctgtccgtcctgtctccctgtagcgctgtcttaggcatctcacagtacggacattgcaatttattgccctggccacatctgcagtcctcatgcctccttgcagcatgYGTAAGGCACGTTCactcagatgagcagggaccctgggcatctttcttttggtgtttttcagagtcagtagaaaggtctctttagtgtcctaagttttcataactgtgaccttaattgcctaccgtctgtaagctgttagtgtcttaacaaccattccacaggtgcatgttcgttaattgtttatggttcattgaacaagcgtgggaaacggtgtttaaaccctttacaatgaagatctgtgcagttatttggattttaacaaattatctttgaaagacagggtcctgaaaaggggacgcttctttttttgctgagtttatattgtaGATTAACTGTGTAATACTGAAAGAATGGTTAgacaatttctgtgttcatttaTTATACATAGTTGCAACTTGAGCGTTATGACTGGCCACATACAGTATCATTCACCTGTTGCACCCATTTATTTATTGTTACAATAAATTCAAAAGGAACGTTCATAACATGCAAAATAGCTACCCTGGTTTGTACGGTTATGAACAATGCATAGGTGCTGTTCCGGTTGCATGTGTACTTTGCTCAATCAATGTAAACATGGTGCGGTGCTTTCGAGCTGCCTCTGGTACCAGTGGCTATAAATAAATGTATAACTACATTTTTATTGGTATTTCATGAATGAGTCATGTCTCAACCGTGCAAATTCCTCTAATGCCGTCAGGTGATCTGATAGGCTACTGTTCCTACAGAGGTGTGTCTGTCTGGAAATTTGGTACATTCATTCACAGCGGAGTTCATGTTTTAAGACCTTTTTCTTTTCAGCACGTTTGTAAATTGCAGGATGTCTGTCGACAATGTTTATGGCCGCGTAGAGCAGTAGAGGAACGCATGATAAACATTCATAATAATTTCGCTTCTGACATTTTTTCACCCAACACTCGCAATTCGACTGCCATCACCCGATAGGTTAACCAATCTCTTTACATATTAAGTCAGAAGCCGATTCGTATCGATAATCAAGAAGTCCTTTGCCAACGAGCCTACAGCTCAGTTCAGTAGGCGATCCAACGAAAACAGAACCACTCACAGAAGATCTATAGaggtaataaaacattttatgtcTTGGCATTTTACCGGTTATCCGTATACTTTTATAATTACAGAAGTAACTGTATCGGTCGTTGTTTCTGACAGCAGTACCATAATGTGGCCTAAGACAATTTCCCTCGTGTCAAATTATATATTTGCACAGTAGCTACACCTGTGCCTCAAGCATAACGATGGCAGCAATTCGTCCATTGATGGTTTCACAAGCCTGCTGTATACAGACATGGATGTCTCTGGCTTCTCTGAATGAAGATGCTATCTCATAAACGTTGCACTTTGAGTTAGAGCTTTATTCTTCTGTTTTGAATAATGGAGCACACCTAGGCTTAAACCTGTTTTTAATGCAGAACAGTTGCACTGACAAACCATTTAGCCTACATACATAGCCGACARACACATTAAAAATAAACTAGCACATGACTCAAATGCAACTAGGCTAATATATCCAGTTAACACCATTGtgtattaaaaatctattttttattaattatataTTATAGGCTAATAAGGCAACGCGTTTCTCCAAGTGTCATGTCATTGCT
It contains:
- the LOC111953020 gene encoding ATP synthase mitochondrial F1 complex assembly factor 1, encoding MCDDGEGGKMAAAMVQMSCLYRGMLTVRATGXRPQIPGLVPSQFRAFSVKKEKEPELEDNPYYNKYQEKIRKLRSAKPQEFNARLEKRNEIKREPLGHSKQSEFVKLMEQELEKRDNQADGSGRFTKDKTLGSILNLDLIQDKSGEEIAELWRQYYATKDTISAVIPAHVFEVIFNRAKCNPVFLYALPQKEGYEFFLGQWSDHELHFTSLINVQTMGEHAPSQLILYHYSDLQKDKGVVLMTAEMDPKFMTVHLAQCLANQVQLFYGTQRQEIFRLVETFNHKPADFKHMAVIAELEQSGVNPALSSGN